In one window of Azoarcus olearius DNA:
- a CDS encoding c-type cytochrome: MKVFVAAAVAAGLLSAAPAFANADLAKAKNCLACHAVDKKLVGPAYKEVAAKYAGQKDAAAMLATKVQKGGVGVWGQVPMPPNPQVNADEAKKLVDWILSQK; the protein is encoded by the coding sequence ATGAAAGTGTTCGTCGCCGCCGCCGTCGCCGCCGGTCTCCTGTCCGCCGCGCCCGCCTTTGCCAATGCCGACCTCGCCAAGGCCAAGAACTGCCTGGCCTGTCACGCGGTGGACAAGAAGCTGGTCGGTCCCGCGTACAAGGAAGTCGCTGCCAAGTACGCCGGCCAGAAGGACGCTGCCGCAATGCTCGCGACCAAGGTGCAGAAGGGCGGTGTTGGCGTCTGGGGCCAGGTTCCGATGCCCCCCAACCCGCAGGTCAATGCCGACGAAGCCAAGAAGCTGGTCGACTGGATCCTGAGCCAGAAGTAA
- the ureG gene encoding urease accessory protein UreG, translated as MTQSQALRVGIGGPVGSGKTALTLALCRALRDKYNIAVVTNDIYTAEDAQFLVRNEALAPDRIIGVETGGCPHTAIREDASINLEAVDRLNQRFPGLEIIFVESGGDNLAATFSPELSDLTLYVIDVSAGDKIPRKGGPGITKSDLLVINKIDLAPMVGASLEVMDRDARKMRGERPFIFSNLKTGQGLAEIIAFIETQGLLRPHAG; from the coding sequence GTGACCCAATCCCAAGCCCTGCGTGTCGGCATCGGCGGCCCCGTCGGATCCGGCAAGACCGCGCTCACCCTCGCGCTCTGCCGCGCCCTGCGCGACAAGTACAACATCGCCGTCGTCACCAACGACATCTACACCGCCGAAGACGCCCAGTTCCTCGTCCGCAACGAAGCGCTCGCCCCCGACCGCATCATCGGCGTCGAAACCGGCGGCTGCCCGCACACCGCCATCCGCGAAGACGCCTCGATCAACCTCGAAGCCGTCGACCGCCTCAACCAGCGCTTTCCCGGGCTCGAAATCATCTTCGTCGAATCCGGCGGCGACAACCTCGCCGCCACCTTCTCGCCCGAACTCTCCGACCTCACGCTGTACGTCATCGACGTTTCCGCCGGCGACAAGATCCCGCGCAAGGGCGGCCCGGGCATCACCAAGAGCGACCTGCTCGTCATCAACAAGATCGACCTTGCCCCCATGGTCGGCGCCTCGCTCGAAGTCATGGACCGCGACGCCCGGAAGATGCGCGGCGAGCGCCCCTTCATCTTCTCCAACCTCAAGACCGGACAAGGGCTCGCCGAGATCATCGCCTTCATCGAAACCCAGGGCCTGCTCCGGCCCCACGCCGGCTGA
- a CDS encoding urease accessory protein UreF: MSAAGGGLLPLIRLLQLASPALPVGAYTYSQGLEWAVECGTVRTEADARRWIGDVLEWSLARFEAPLVAGLVAAWADGDDAEVARLNEDFLASRETSELRAETVQMGYSLVRLLADLDAFAGLPGWKARLVALDTPAFPVAWTAAAAAWQIPADQALSAYLWAWLENQVMAAVKAVPLGQSAGQRLLADLGAAVPALVEAAQRLPEAEWSNFTPGLAIASSRHETQYTRLFRS; encoded by the coding sequence GTGAGCGCAGCCGGCGGCGGCCTGCTGCCCCTGATCCGCCTGCTGCAACTCGCCAGCCCCGCGCTGCCCGTCGGCGCCTACACCTATTCACAAGGGCTGGAGTGGGCGGTGGAATGCGGCACGGTGCGTACCGAGGCCGACGCCCGGCGCTGGATCGGCGACGTGCTGGAATGGAGCCTCGCCCGCTTCGAGGCCCCGCTGGTCGCGGGTCTGGTGGCAGCGTGGGCCGACGGCGACGACGCCGAAGTGGCCCGTCTCAACGAGGACTTCCTCGCCAGCCGCGAAACCTCCGAACTGCGCGCCGAGACCGTGCAGATGGGCTATTCGCTGGTCCGCCTGCTCGCCGACCTCGACGCCTTCGCCGGCCTGCCCGGCTGGAAGGCGCGGCTCGTCGCGCTCGACACGCCGGCTTTCCCGGTGGCCTGGACCGCTGCCGCCGCGGCCTGGCAGATTCCCGCAGACCAAGCGCTTTCCGCCTACCTCTGGGCCTGGCTGGAAAACCAGGTGATGGCGGCGGTGAAGGCGGTGCCGCTCGGCCAGAGCGCCGGCCAGCGCCTGCTCGCCGATCTCGGCGCCGCGGTGCCGGCGCTGGTGGAGGCCGCGCAGCGCCTGCCGGAAGCGGAATGGAGCAACTTCACGCCCGGCCTGGCGATCGCCAGCAGCCGGCACGAAACCCAGTACACCCGGCTGTTCAGATCATGA
- the ureE gene encoding urease accessory protein UreE has translation MLLIESFYEGVRAATDQLELDFGYRTKSRLRAKLASGDEVGLFLPRGTVLRGGQKLQARDGRVVEVVAAPEDLLEVRCADPLELARAAYHLGNRHVAVELGDGWLRIQADHVLEGMLIGLGAEVLPLRAPFEPEAGAYAHGHQHPGDGSGARIHMMGGQ, from the coding sequence ATGCTCCTGATCGAATCGTTTTACGAAGGCGTGCGTGCCGCCACCGACCAGCTCGAACTCGACTTCGGCTACCGCACCAAGAGCCGCCTGCGCGCCAAGCTCGCCAGCGGTGACGAAGTCGGCCTCTTCCTGCCGCGCGGCACCGTCCTGCGCGGCGGGCAGAAGCTCCAGGCGCGCGACGGCCGCGTCGTCGAAGTCGTCGCCGCACCGGAAGACCTGCTCGAAGTGCGCTGCGCCGACCCGCTCGAACTCGCCCGCGCCGCCTACCACCTCGGCAACCGCCACGTCGCGGTCGAACTCGGCGACGGCTGGCTGCGCATCCAGGCCGACCATGTGCTCGAAGGCATGCTGATCGGGCTCGGTGCCGAAGTGCTGCCGCTGCGCGCGCCCTTCGAACCCGAAGCCGGCGCCTACGCCCACGGCCACCAGCACCCGGGCGACGGCAGTGGCGCGCGCATCCACATGATGGGCGGCCAGTGA
- the ureC gene encoding urease subunit alpha: MAKITRRAYAEMFGPTTGDKLRLADTELIIEVEKDYTIYGEEVKFGGGKVIRDGMGQGQQLAAEIADTIITNALIVDAVAGIVKADVGLKDGRIWKIGKGGNPDIQPGVTIPVGAGTEVIAGEGMILTAGGIDSHIHWICPQQIDEALMSGVTTMLGGGTGPATGTYATTCTPGPWHIHRMLEAADAFPMNMGFFGKGNASLPGPLKEQVEAGVIGLKLHEDWGTTPAAIDNCLTVADEMDVQVAIHTDTLNESGFVETTLAAFKGRTIHTFHTEGAGGGHAPDIIKAVGQANVLPSSTNPTRPYTVNTIDEHLDMLMVCHHLDPAIAEDVAFAESRIRRETIAAEDILHDTGAFSMMSSDSQAMGRVGEVVIRTWQTAHKMKVQRGALAEDAGKGNDNFRIKRYIAKYTINPAITHGIAHVVGSIEEGKLADLVLWKPAFFGVKPSLILKGGMIAAAAMGDANASIPTPQPVHYRPMFGSYGKALKTSVTFVSQAALANPAVAALQLSKPLVAVQGCRTVQKADMVHNGATPAIDVDPETYVVRADGELLVCEPASELPMAQRYFLF, encoded by the coding sequence ATGGCCAAAATCACCCGACGCGCCTATGCGGAAATGTTCGGCCCCACCACCGGCGACAAGCTCCGCCTCGCCGACACCGAGCTGATCATCGAGGTCGAGAAGGACTACACGATCTACGGTGAGGAAGTGAAGTTCGGCGGCGGCAAGGTCATCCGCGACGGCATGGGCCAGGGCCAGCAGCTCGCCGCCGAGATCGCCGACACGATCATCACCAACGCCCTGATCGTCGACGCGGTGGCCGGCATCGTGAAGGCCGACGTCGGCCTCAAGGACGGCCGCATCTGGAAGATTGGCAAGGGCGGCAACCCGGACATCCAGCCGGGCGTCACCATTCCGGTCGGCGCCGGCACCGAGGTCATCGCCGGCGAAGGCATGATCCTCACCGCCGGCGGCATCGACAGCCACATCCACTGGATCTGCCCGCAGCAGATCGACGAGGCGCTGATGAGCGGCGTCACCACCATGCTGGGCGGCGGCACCGGCCCGGCCACCGGCACCTACGCGACCACCTGCACGCCGGGGCCGTGGCACATCCACCGCATGCTGGAAGCGGCGGACGCCTTCCCGATGAACATGGGCTTCTTCGGCAAGGGCAACGCCAGCCTGCCGGGGCCGCTCAAGGAGCAGGTCGAGGCCGGCGTCATCGGCCTCAAGCTGCACGAAGACTGGGGCACCACCCCGGCAGCCATCGACAACTGCCTGACCGTGGCCGACGAGATGGACGTGCAGGTCGCCATCCACACCGACACGCTCAACGAATCCGGCTTCGTCGAGACCACGCTGGCCGCCTTCAAGGGCCGCACCATCCACACCTTCCATACCGAAGGCGCGGGCGGCGGCCACGCGCCGGACATCATCAAGGCGGTGGGACAGGCCAACGTGCTGCCGTCCTCCACCAACCCGACCCGGCCCTACACGGTGAACACCATCGACGAGCATCTCGACATGCTGATGGTGTGCCACCACCTCGACCCCGCGATTGCCGAGGACGTCGCCTTCGCGGAATCGCGCATCCGCCGCGAGACCATCGCCGCCGAGGACATCCTGCACGACACCGGCGCGTTCTCGATGATGTCGTCCGACTCGCAGGCAATGGGCCGCGTCGGCGAAGTCGTCATCCGCACCTGGCAGACCGCGCACAAGATGAAGGTGCAGCGCGGCGCGCTCGCGGAGGATGCCGGCAAGGGCAACGACAACTTCCGCATCAAGCGCTACATCGCCAAATACACCATCAACCCGGCGATCACCCACGGCATTGCGCACGTGGTCGGCTCGATCGAGGAGGGCAAGCTCGCCGACCTGGTGCTGTGGAAGCCGGCGTTCTTCGGCGTCAAGCCCAGCCTCATCCTCAAGGGCGGCATGATCGCCGCCGCGGCGATGGGCGACGCCAACGCCTCCATCCCGACCCCGCAGCCGGTGCACTACCGGCCGATGTTCGGCAGCTACGGCAAGGCGCTCAAGACCTCGGTGACCTTCGTGTCGCAGGCCGCGCTCGCCAACCCGGCGGTGGCCGCGCTGCAGCTGTCCAAGCCGCTGGTGGCGGTGCAGGGCTGCCGCACCGTGCAGAAAGCCGACATGGTGCACAACGGCGCCACCCCGGCGATCGACGTCGACCCCGAAACCTATGTGGTGCGCGCCGACGGCGAACTGCTGGTGTGCGAACCGGCCAGCGAGTTGCCGATGGCGCAGCGCTATTTCCTGTTCTGA
- a CDS encoding urease subunit beta: MIPGEILPADGDIELNAGRATLTLSVTNTGDRPIQVGSHYHFAETNAALAFDRAAARGFRLNIAAGTAVRFEPGQARTVELVALAGARKVYGFNGDVMGAL; encoded by the coding sequence ATGATTCCAGGTGAAATCCTGCCGGCCGACGGCGACATCGAACTCAATGCCGGCCGCGCCACGCTGACGCTGTCGGTGACCAACACCGGCGACCGCCCGATCCAGGTGGGTTCGCACTACCACTTTGCCGAAACCAACGCCGCGCTCGCCTTCGACCGCGCCGCGGCGCGCGGCTTCCGCCTCAACATCGCCGCCGGCACCGCGGTGCGCTTCGAGCCCGGCCAGGCGCGCACGGTCGAACTGGTCGCGCTCGCCGGCGCGCGCAAGGTGTATGGCTTCAACGGCGATGTCATGGGAGCGCTCTGA
- the ureA gene encoding urease subunit gamma, with translation MELTPREKDKLLIFTAGLLAERRKARGLKLNYPEAVAFITCAILEGARDGRSVAELMSYGATLLSREDVMDGIAEMIPEIQVEATFPDGTKLVTVHNPIV, from the coding sequence ATGGAACTGACGCCACGCGAGAAGGACAAGCTGCTGATCTTCACCGCCGGCCTGCTGGCCGAGCGCCGCAAGGCCCGCGGCCTCAAGCTCAACTACCCGGAGGCGGTCGCCTTCATCACCTGCGCCATCCTCGAAGGCGCGCGCGATGGCCGCAGCGTTGCCGAGCTGATGAGCTACGGCGCCACCCTCCTGAGCCGCGAGGACGTAATGGACGGCATCGCCGAGATGATTCCCGAGATCCAGGTCGAGGCCACCTTCCCGGACGGCACCAAGCTGGTCACCGTGCATAACCCGATCGTCTGA
- a CDS encoding urease accessory protein UreD yields MNAVSDLRALHAAQPGWQAALSLGFERRGARTVLATRRHVGPLVVQRALYPEGDGVCHAIVVHPPAGIVGGDALRIDVGLGAGAHALLTTPGAGKWYRSAGARGSLVQRIAVGDGAVCEWLPQESIVYDGAAGDLATEVDIAGDGVFIGSEMTCFGRSGAGERYTRGDFAMRTRIRRDGRTLWLERGRVEGGGVLLDSPVGLAGWPVTATLLVAAKTVDAALLEACREVPAEAGEGAATLLPGLLVARYRGPACEPGRNWFNRLWTLLRPPLAGRAATLPRIWHT; encoded by the coding sequence ATGAATGCAGTCAGCGATCTGCGCGCCTTGCATGCTGCCCAGCCGGGCTGGCAGGCGGCGCTGTCCCTTGGTTTCGAACGCCGCGGCGCGCGCACCGTGCTCGCCACCCGCCGCCACGTCGGTCCGCTGGTGGTGCAGCGCGCGCTGTACCCGGAGGGCGACGGCGTCTGCCATGCCATCGTGGTGCATCCGCCGGCGGGCATCGTCGGCGGCGACGCGCTGCGCATCGACGTCGGCCTCGGCGCCGGCGCCCATGCGCTGCTCACCACGCCGGGTGCCGGCAAGTGGTATCGCAGCGCCGGCGCGCGCGGCAGTCTGGTCCAGCGCATCGCGGTCGGCGACGGCGCGGTGTGCGAATGGCTGCCGCAGGAAAGCATCGTCTACGACGGCGCTGCCGGCGATCTCGCCACCGAGGTGGACATTGCCGGCGACGGCGTCTTCATCGGCAGCGAGATGACCTGCTTCGGCCGCAGTGGTGCGGGCGAGCGCTACACCCGCGGGGATTTCGCGATGCGCACCCGCATCCGCCGCGACGGCCGCACGCTGTGGCTGGAGCGCGGCCGCGTCGAAGGCGGCGGCGTGCTGCTCGATTCGCCGGTCGGGCTGGCAGGGTGGCCGGTAACGGCCACCCTGCTGGTGGCGGCGAAAACGGTGGACGCAGCGCTGCTCGAAGCCTGCCGTGAGGTCCCGGCGGAGGCCGGCGAGGGCGCGGCGACGCTGCTGCCCGGCCTGCTGGTGGCGCGCTACCGCGGCCCCGCCTGCGAACCCGGGCGCAACTGGTTCAACCGGCTGTGGACGCTGCTGCGTCCGCCGCTCGCCGGCCGCGCGGCGACGCTGCCGCGCATCTGGCACACCTGA
- the queF gene encoding NADPH-dependent 7-cyano-7-deazaguanine reductase QueF (Catalyzes the NADPH-dependent reduction of 7-cyano-7-deazaguanine (preQ0) to 7-aminomethyl-7-deazaguanine (preQ1) in queuosine biosynthesis): MNDTQNPLHGAEASPLGKPVAYRDTYAPELLFPIARQLKRDEIGVRADALPFCGEDLWNAYELSWLNPRGKPVVALAEFRVPADTPRLVESKSLKLYLNSFNQSRFDDAAAVRTAIARDLSAAAGGAVGVAVWPLGGQAERRFAAPEGVCIDDLDVAIDTYQPDPTLLSAGDEVVSETLYSHLLKSNCLVTGQPDWGMVAVRYTGPRIDRAGLLRYIVSFREHNEFHEQCVERVFCDITARCRPQRLAVWARYTRRGGLDINPFRASDRDQRADEAMEIRQ, translated from the coding sequence ATGAACGATACGCAGAACCCGCTCCACGGCGCCGAAGCCTCCCCGCTCGGCAAGCCCGTGGCCTACCGCGACACCTACGCGCCCGAGCTGCTGTTCCCGATCGCCCGCCAGCTCAAGCGCGACGAGATCGGCGTGCGCGCCGACGCCTTGCCCTTCTGCGGCGAAGATCTGTGGAACGCCTACGAACTCTCCTGGCTCAATCCGCGCGGCAAGCCGGTGGTGGCGCTGGCGGAGTTCCGCGTGCCCGCCGATACCCCCCGGCTGGTGGAATCCAAGTCGCTCAAGCTCTACCTCAACAGCTTCAACCAGAGCCGTTTCGATGACGCCGCCGCGGTGCGCACGGCGATCGCGCGCGATCTTTCCGCGGCTGCCGGCGGCGCGGTGGGGGTCGCCGTGTGGCCGCTCGGGGGTCAGGCTGAACGCCGGTTCGCCGCGCCCGAGGGTGTCTGCATCGACGATCTGGACGTCGCGATCGACACCTACCAGCCCGACCCGACGCTGCTTTCCGCCGGCGACGAGGTGGTCAGCGAAACGCTGTACTCGCATCTGCTCAAGTCCAACTGCCTGGTCACCGGCCAGCCCGACTGGGGCATGGTGGCGGTGCGCTACACCGGGCCGCGCATCGACCGCGCCGGCCTGCTGCGCTACATCGTCTCCTTCCGCGAGCACAACGAATTCCACGAACAGTGCGTCGAGCGGGTGTTCTGCGACATCACCGCGCGCTGCCGACCGCAGCGGCTGGCGGTGTGGGCGCGCTACACGCGGCGCGGCGGGCTGGACATCAACCCCTTCCGCGCCAGCGACCGCGACCAGCGCGCGGACGAGGCGATGGAGATCCGCCAGTAA